A window of the Gemmatimonadota bacterium genome harbors these coding sequences:
- a CDS encoding ABC transporter ATP-binding protein codes for MHPSSVRLSVEKLTKRYGDVVALDDIAFEVSDGITGLLGENGAGKSTAIKILLGLVRPTSGSAKILGESAAESVGIRSRVGYMPEHDCLPRSVSAAEFLTHMAEASGLPPTHARLRAADTLRHTGLFEERYRAMGGYSTGMKQRVKLAQALVHDPAIVFLDEPTAGLDPVGREEMLALIRKTHREFGISVLFSSHLMADVERTCDRIVVLRDGKVVESGEVEHFTKESETVFIEVDADRDRFVAALEIRGVAVVLDGRGLYVEGTDETVYDQIRAALVETEVPLRRMAPRRRALTELFRRGGDRRPPQDAPR; via the coding sequence ATGCACCCGTCATCCGTGCGGCTCTCGGTCGAGAAGCTGACCAAGCGGTACGGCGACGTCGTCGCCCTCGACGACATTGCCTTCGAAGTCTCGGACGGGATCACCGGCCTTCTCGGAGAAAACGGCGCGGGAAAGTCCACGGCCATCAAGATCCTTCTGGGGCTCGTCCGTCCCACGTCGGGATCGGCGAAGATTCTCGGGGAAAGCGCCGCGGAGAGCGTCGGGATTCGCTCGAGAGTTGGCTATATGCCCGAGCACGATTGCCTTCCCCGCTCCGTCTCGGCCGCCGAGTTCCTCACGCACATGGCCGAAGCGAGCGGTCTCCCTCCCACTCACGCCCGCCTCCGCGCGGCGGATACCCTCCGGCACACCGGCCTCTTCGAGGAGCGGTATCGTGCCATGGGCGGCTATTCCACCGGGATGAAGCAGCGGGTGAAACTGGCCCAGGCGCTCGTTCACGATCCCGCGATCGTCTTCCTGGACGAACCGACCGCGGGGCTCGACCCGGTCGGACGCGAGGAGATGCTCGCGCTCATTCGGAAGACGCACCGTGAGTTCGGGATCAGCGTCCTCTTCTCTTCGCACCTGATGGCGGACGTCGAGCGCACCTGCGACCGGATCGTCGTTCTCAGGGACGGGAAGGTCGTAGAGTCCGGGGAAGTCGAGCACTTCACGAAGGAAAGCGAGACGGTCTTCATCGAGGTGGACGCCGACCGCGACCGGTTCGTGGCGGCCTTGGAGATCCGGGGGGTCGCGGTCGTGTTGGATGGGCGCGGCCTCTACGTCGAAGGCACCGACGAGACGGTGTACGATCAGATCCGTGCGGCCCTCGTCGAGACCGAAGTTCCGTTACGTCGCATGGCGCCCCGCCGGCGGGCCCTGACGGAGCTCTTTCGACGGGGCGGCGACCGCCGGCCCCCTCAGGACGCCCCCCGATGA
- a CDS encoding ABC transporter permease subunit, producing MTSEGRTMGAQGTVFDIGYRSYGGPREGRNRSRLAIYKDGLRGALGLGRGGRAKILPWFFIILLGGIGLVFALFAGLAYQLAGSGAADALNLPSHSDFNGIASIIFFVFAAVCAPELLCPDRREGVINLYLVRPITGTDYVLSRWLAFFTVMLGVAWLPQTVLLIGLAMGDSDPVAYLRVNWLDVPRYLAAGAAFAAYTTSLAMLVASFTTRRAYASVFLVGLFVISTPFTTALAMELDDSSAGRWISMFNLSNIPVHLNDLIFGEVSDVTRPAPARQFPPSVLVAWYFLWTVAPVAILWRRYRRLTP from the coding sequence ATGACCAGCGAAGGAAGGACCATGGGCGCCCAGGGCACCGTCTTCGATATCGGCTATCGGAGTTATGGGGGCCCCCGGGAAGGTCGGAACCGTTCCCGTCTCGCGATCTACAAGGACGGGCTGAGGGGAGCGCTCGGACTCGGACGCGGGGGCCGCGCGAAGATCCTGCCCTGGTTCTTCATCATCCTGCTTGGAGGGATCGGGCTGGTATTCGCCCTCTTCGCCGGCCTCGCCTATCAGCTCGCGGGCTCCGGGGCGGCGGATGCACTCAATCTTCCGTCGCATTCGGACTTCAACGGGATCGCGTCCATCATCTTCTTCGTTTTTGCGGCCGTGTGCGCGCCCGAGCTCCTCTGCCCCGACCGGCGCGAGGGGGTGATCAACCTCTACCTCGTCCGGCCGATCACGGGGACGGATTACGTCCTCAGCCGCTGGCTCGCCTTCTTCACGGTGATGCTCGGGGTCGCCTGGCTTCCCCAGACGGTCCTTCTGATCGGGCTCGCGATGGGCGATTCGGACCCGGTCGCATACCTGCGCGTCAACTGGCTCGACGTGCCACGGTACCTCGCCGCCGGCGCGGCGTTCGCGGCGTACACCACGAGCCTCGCCATGCTCGTCGCCTCCTTCACGACGCGGCGCGCATATGCGTCCGTCTTCCTCGTGGGCCTGTTCGTGATCTCGACGCCCTTCACCACGGCGCTGGCCATGGAGCTGGACGATTCGAGCGCCGGACGGTGGATCTCGATGTTCAACCTCTCGAACATCCCGGTGCATCTGAACGATCTGATTTTCGGCGAGGTGAGCGACGTCACACGACCTGCGCCCGCCCGGCAGTTCCCGCCTTCGGTCCTCGTGGCCTGGTACTTTCTCTGGACCGTCGCGCCGGTCGCGATCCTTTGGCGGCGCTACCGGAGACTCACGCCGTGA
- a CDS encoding ABC transporter ATP-binding protein: MSLEPQPIIRVDRVSRWFGSVVAVSAVTFDVMPGITGLLGPNGAGKTTLLRMMTGLARVSAGAITVFGRPVRDNPPLYARMGVMSEHETVYGFMKGRDFVRMMGRLRGVEDLEAAVDRAIALVDLVDASKRPMSTYSRGMRQRMRLAATLVHDPELLILDEPLNGADPGQRVHFQELLRRLAEEGRTIVVSSHILEEVEQLADTVVLVINGKLAASGGYRAIRAALDKRPYHVRVISDQPRELAAQLVKLDSVDAVNFDPDGAIVVLSRNVRALQIELPRRAQEAAIRIRRVEPLDDSLESVFGYLVEG; encoded by the coding sequence GTGAGCCTGGAGCCCCAGCCGATCATCCGGGTGGACCGCGTGTCGCGCTGGTTCGGAAGCGTCGTCGCGGTGAGCGCCGTCACCTTCGACGTCATGCCAGGAATCACCGGACTTCTCGGGCCCAATGGTGCCGGAAAAACGACCCTCCTCCGCATGATGACGGGACTCGCCAGGGTATCCGCCGGAGCGATCACCGTTTTCGGCCGGCCCGTGCGCGATAACCCGCCTTTGTATGCGCGCATGGGCGTAATGTCGGAGCACGAAACCGTTTACGGCTTCATGAAGGGGCGCGACTTCGTCCGGATGATGGGGCGCCTGCGCGGGGTGGAGGATCTCGAGGCCGCCGTGGATCGCGCCATCGCCCTCGTGGATCTCGTGGATGCCTCGAAGCGCCCCATGTCCACCTATTCGCGGGGGATGCGCCAGCGGATGAGGCTCGCCGCGACCCTGGTACACGACCCGGAGCTCCTCATCCTGGACGAGCCGCTGAACGGCGCGGATCCCGGCCAGCGCGTGCACTTCCAGGAGCTCTTGAGAAGGCTCGCGGAGGAAGGGCGAACCATCGTCGTGTCTTCGCACATCCTCGAAGAAGTGGAGCAGCTCGCGGATACCGTCGTCCTCGTCATCAATGGAAAGCTGGCGGCGTCGGGTGGATACCGCGCGATCCGGGCGGCGCTCGACAAACGCCCGTACCACGTTCGTGTGATCTCGGACCAGCCTCGGGAGCTGGCCGCCCAGCTCGTGAAGCTCGACTCCGTGGACGCGGTGAACTTCGATCCCGACGGGGCCATCGTGGTGCTGAGTCGGAACGTGCGTGCCCTCCAGATCGAGCTGCCGCGCCGCGCGCAGGAAGCGGCGATTCGGATTCGCAGGGTCGAGCCGCTCGACGACTCGCTCGAGAGCGTCTTCGGCTACCTGGTCGAGGGGTGA
- a CDS encoding ABC transporter permease, giving the protein MGAIYLLTLRQLAGRWRLLIMTALATLPVLITWVAFLTGEFSVQEFEENVLAGFLSGSIIPLVVLAIAAAAFASEVEDRTLANLTLAPIPRWRIVFPKLLATFSLAAPFIAISAFAATDIAIEGDTRAAIAVTTSALIGVALYASAFVWLGLVASHPIGIGLLYIVVWEGFFSGFVRGVRLFSLRHYTTAWIHVLDERRFAWTDNLESGVTIGVSAAVLGGFVFLTVRRLRRMDVP; this is encoded by the coding sequence ATGGGCGCGATCTATCTCCTCACGCTCCGTCAGCTCGCCGGCCGATGGCGGCTCCTCATCATGACGGCCCTCGCGACGCTCCCGGTGCTCATCACCTGGGTCGCCTTCCTCACGGGGGAATTCTCGGTTCAGGAGTTCGAAGAAAACGTTCTGGCCGGGTTCCTCTCGGGCTCCATCATTCCCCTCGTGGTCCTGGCGATCGCGGCCGCCGCATTCGCAAGCGAGGTGGAAGACCGCACACTCGCGAACCTCACTCTCGCGCCGATCCCGCGTTGGCGGATCGTCTTTCCGAAGCTCCTGGCGACGTTCAGCCTCGCCGCCCCTTTCATCGCGATCAGCGCCTTCGCGGCGACCGATATCGCGATCGAAGGAGATACCCGAGCGGCGATCGCGGTCACGACTTCGGCACTCATCGGGGTGGCGCTTTACGCGTCGGCTTTCGTCTGGCTCGGCCTCGTGGCCTCGCACCCCATCGGGATCGGCCTCCTCTACATCGTCGTGTGGGAGGGCTTTTTTTCTGGCTTTGTGAGAGGCGTGAGGCTCTTCAGCCTCCGTCACTACACGACCGCCTGGATCCACGTCCTGGACGAGCGGCGTTTCGCCTGGACGGACAACCTCGAATCGGGCGTTACCATAGGCGTTTCGGCCGCGGTGTTGGGCGGGTTCGTTTTTCTCACGGTGCGGCGGCTGCGGCGGATGGACGTGCCCTAG
- a CDS encoding MBL fold metallo-hydrolase, which produces MRSGLLSIALFLTACATSLDSLPVGRSPVEGWCCVRGEEPLTLEYLGAGGWLLRMGEAAILTAPFFSNPGLLDVTFGRIESDSAAIERYLPPVSDVPAVLVGHAHYDHLMDLPYILRRRAPEARMYGSRTAANLLRGDPELDPVRLVSVEESAGNSEHPGSWHSTADGRIRFMALRSGHAPHFFGIHLFQGERREPATELPEWAGEWVEGTPPAYLIDFLSPEGEVLYRIHYQDAASTPPEGFPPPLADGIPVDLAIVCAPGYQEVRDFPEGILRRLEPRQVLVGHWESFFRSREEEEFRGVPATDLEGFLRRMEAALPAEAEWEIPTPGTTIRVAAATSPTPPEPR; this is translated from the coding sequence ATGCGATCCGGACTCCTCTCCATCGCCCTCTTCCTCACGGCGTGCGCGACTTCCCTCGACTCCCTCCCCGTGGGCAGGTCTCCCGTGGAGGGATGGTGCTGTGTCCGCGGGGAGGAGCCCCTCACCCTGGAGTACCTCGGGGCGGGCGGATGGCTCCTCCGGATGGGAGAGGCCGCGATCCTGACCGCGCCGTTCTTCTCCAATCCGGGGCTCCTCGACGTCACCTTCGGGCGAATAGAGTCCGACTCCGCGGCGATCGAGCGGTACCTCCCGCCCGTCTCCGATGTCCCCGCCGTCCTCGTCGGGCATGCGCACTACGACCACCTCATGGACCTTCCCTACATCCTTCGCAGGCGAGCGCCGGAGGCGCGGATGTACGGGAGCCGGACGGCGGCGAATCTCCTCCGGGGGGATCCCGAACTCGACCCGGTCCGGCTCGTCTCGGTCGAGGAGAGCGCCGGAAACTCGGAGCACCCCGGCAGCTGGCACTCGACGGCGGACGGTCGCATCCGCTTCATGGCGCTCCGCTCGGGACACGCCCCGCACTTCTTCGGGATCCATCTCTTCCAGGGGGAGCGCCGCGAACCCGCGACGGAGCTCCCCGAATGGGCGGGGGAATGGGTGGAGGGGACGCCCCCCGCCTACCTGATCGACTTCCTTTCCCCCGAAGGGGAGGTCCTCTACCGGATCCACTATCAGGACGCCGCCTCCACCCCGCCGGAGGGATTTCCTCCCCCGCTCGCGGATGGGATCCCGGTGGACCTCGCGATCGTCTGCGCGCCGGGTTACCAGGAGGTCCGCGACTTCCCCGAGGGGATCCTCCGTCGCCTCGAGCCCAGGCAGGTCCTGGTCGGCCACTGGGAGAGCTTCTTCCGGTCGCGGGAGGAAGAGGAGTTCCGCGGCGTCCCGGCGACCGATCTGGAGGGATTCCTGAGGCGGATGGAAGCCGCCCTCCCTGCCGAAGCGGAGTGGGAGATACCGACCCCGGGGACGACGATCCGGGTGGCCGCGGCAACCTCGCCTACTCCACCCGAACCGCGCTGA
- a CDS encoding cupredoxin domain-containing protein, producing the protein MSPLDLVVLLGGVAAILWVNWYFFRAGRSPVQAGVGAGGVQEVEIVVQGGYEPSQVRVRRGIPVRLVFDRRETSGCSEEIVLPAFGIRKFLPAHSRTAVEFTPESAGEFDFTCGMSMLRGRLTVADGEAP; encoded by the coding sequence ATGAGCCCGCTGGATCTCGTCGTTTTATTGGGCGGCGTTGCCGCGATTCTCTGGGTGAACTGGTACTTCTTCCGTGCGGGGCGTTCCCCCGTTCAGGCCGGTGTGGGAGCGGGCGGGGTTCAGGAGGTCGAGATCGTCGTGCAGGGGGGATACGAACCCAGCCAGGTGCGGGTCCGTCGGGGGATTCCGGTGCGACTCGTCTTCGACCGGCGTGAGACCTCGGGTTGTTCGGAGGAGATCGTCCTGCCGGCCTTCGGAATTCGGAAATTCCTCCCCGCGCACAGCAGAACCGCCGTCGAGTTCACTCCGGAGTCCGCCGGGGAGTTCGACTTCACCTGCGGAATGAGCATGCTTCGCGGCCGGCTCACGGTCGCGGATGGGGAGGCGCCGTGA
- a CDS encoding heavy metal translocating P-type ATPase has translation MKTLHEATRPAKVTIPVSGMTCAACSSRVQRALSEHPGVNDASVNLMLQNAVIDYDAGVVTPDRLVAAIQETGYGAELPTPGRTAFEEQGAQDRAQSEEFLELRRKTSVSLFLASVGMVLSMPVMGAAAAGEHADRGVAGGDPFMNWVHGVLDPSLTGLIPWLYRIDVRYLGYALLLMTMLAMGWAGRHFYTRAWAAFRHHSADMNTLVATGTGAAFLFSLAATLFPGFFLARGVAPAVYYEAVLFIIALILLGNTMEARAKRQTSTALRKLVDLQPKRARVHRGGEEVEIPVEEVVHEDIVIVRPGERIPVDGEVTQGSSAVDESMVTGESLPVEKSSGDRVIGGTINRTGSFRYRATRLGAESMLAQIVQLMRDAQGSRAPIQNLVDRVTGIFVPAAISISIATFLVWFVVGPEPSLIPAAAAAVAVLIIACPCAMGLAVPTAIMVSTGKGAEAGILMKGGEALQRARDLTTVVLDKTGTVTEGRPAVTDWIAAPANTLPEDRILALAASLEASSEHPLGEAIVRHAESRGLPRFEVEQFQSITGQGAIGMVDGSALLIGNARLLSDHSIGVDALRDAVDDLAGRGRTPVYLAVDGALAAVVGVADPIRPTSRAAIGRLKAMGLQVVMLTGDHRRTAEAVAKEAGIVDLVAEVLPEGKVQEIRRLQSQGRVVAMVGDGINDAPALAQADIGIALGTGTDIAAEAGDVVLMRGDLGGVPNAIHLSRRTLRTMRQNLFWAFVYNAAAIPIAAGVLYPFFGLLLSPILASGAMAFSSVSVVANSLRLRTVRLG, from the coding sequence GTGAAGACCCTCCACGAGGCGACCCGCCCGGCCAAGGTCACCATTCCCGTGTCTGGGATGACCTGCGCGGCCTGCAGCTCGAGGGTTCAACGCGCCCTTTCGGAGCACCCCGGCGTGAACGACGCTTCGGTGAATCTGATGCTCCAGAATGCCGTGATCGACTACGATGCCGGGGTGGTCACCCCGGACCGGCTGGTGGCCGCGATTCAGGAGACCGGGTACGGCGCCGAACTGCCGACCCCGGGCCGGACCGCCTTCGAAGAGCAGGGTGCGCAGGACCGCGCCCAGTCGGAGGAATTCCTCGAGCTGCGGCGAAAGACCTCGGTGAGCCTCTTCCTCGCGAGCGTCGGGATGGTCCTCTCGATGCCGGTGATGGGTGCTGCGGCGGCGGGCGAGCATGCGGACCGTGGCGTGGCCGGGGGCGACCCTTTCATGAATTGGGTCCATGGGGTTCTCGACCCCTCGTTGACGGGCTTGATCCCCTGGCTCTACCGGATCGATGTCCGGTACCTGGGCTACGCCCTCCTTCTCATGACGATGCTGGCCATGGGTTGGGCCGGAAGGCACTTCTACACCCGGGCCTGGGCGGCCTTCCGGCACCACTCCGCCGATATGAACACCCTGGTGGCGACGGGGACCGGCGCGGCCTTCCTCTTCTCCCTGGCGGCGACCCTCTTCCCAGGGTTCTTTCTGGCGCGGGGGGTGGCGCCTGCCGTTTATTACGAGGCAGTCCTCTTCATCATCGCCCTGATTCTCCTGGGGAATACGATGGAGGCCCGCGCGAAGCGGCAGACTTCCACCGCGCTCCGGAAGCTGGTGGATCTCCAGCCGAAGCGAGCACGGGTCCACCGGGGCGGAGAAGAGGTGGAAATTCCGGTGGAGGAGGTCGTCCACGAGGACATTGTGATCGTCCGCCCCGGTGAGCGAATCCCCGTTGACGGCGAGGTTACCCAGGGGAGCTCGGCGGTGGACGAGTCCATGGTGACCGGGGAAAGCCTTCCGGTGGAGAAGAGCTCGGGGGACCGGGTCATCGGCGGGACCATCAACCGCACCGGTTCCTTTCGGTACCGCGCGACCCGGCTCGGCGCGGAAAGCATGCTGGCGCAGATCGTCCAACTCATGCGAGATGCGCAGGGGTCGCGCGCTCCGATCCAGAATCTCGTGGATCGGGTGACCGGGATTTTCGTCCCGGCCGCGATCTCGATCTCGATCGCCACCTTCCTGGTCTGGTTCGTCGTCGGTCCCGAACCCTCGCTCATCCCGGCCGCCGCCGCCGCGGTCGCGGTTCTCATCATCGCCTGCCCCTGCGCGATGGGACTCGCGGTTCCAACGGCGATCATGGTCTCGACCGGGAAGGGGGCGGAGGCAGGAATCCTCATGAAGGGCGGCGAGGCCCTCCAGCGCGCCCGGGACCTGACCACCGTCGTGCTCGACAAGACCGGGACGGTCACGGAAGGGCGTCCGGCCGTGACCGACTGGATTGCGGCTCCCGCGAACACGCTCCCCGAGGACCGCATCCTGGCTCTGGCCGCTTCGCTGGAGGCCTCGTCGGAGCACCCGTTGGGCGAGGCGATCGTCCGGCATGCGGAGTCCCGTGGGCTCCCTCGCTTCGAGGTGGAGCAGTTCCAATCCATCACCGGCCAGGGCGCGATCGGCATGGTGGACGGGTCCGCACTCCTGATCGGGAACGCACGTCTCCTGAGCGACCATTCGATCGGGGTGGACGCGCTGCGAGACGCGGTGGACGACCTCGCCGGCCGCGGGCGCACCCCGGTGTACCTGGCGGTGGATGGAGCGCTCGCGGCGGTCGTCGGTGTGGCGGACCCCATACGGCCAACCAGTCGCGCCGCTATCGGGAGGCTCAAGGCGATGGGGCTCCAGGTCGTCATGCTCACCGGAGATCACCGTCGGACCGCCGAGGCGGTGGCGAAGGAGGCCGGGATCGTCGACCTGGTCGCCGAGGTGCTCCCGGAGGGAAAGGTGCAGGAGATCCGGCGTCTCCAGAGCCAGGGACGAGTGGTCGCGATGGTCGGGGACGGGATCAACGATGCCCCGGCGCTGGCGCAGGCCGATATCGGAATCGCTCTGGGGACCGGTACGGACATCGCGGCGGAAGCCGGGGATGTGGTTCTCATGCGAGGGGATCTCGGGGGGGTTCCGAATGCCATCCACCTCTCCCGTCGTACCCTTCGGACGATGCGGCAGAACCTCTTCTGGGCCTTCGTCTACAATGCGGCCGCGATTCCGATCGCGGCGGGGGTCCTTTACCCCTTTTTCGGGCTCCTCCTGAGTCCGATCCTGGCCAGCGGCGCGATGGCCTTCAGCTCGGTCAGCGTCGTGGCCAACTCTCTCCGGTTGCGCACCGTTCGGCTGGGATGA
- a CDS encoding heavy metal-associated domain-containing protein: MNANSSALVLSVSGMSCGSCVRHVREALLGVDGVRDADVNLEQGRATIEYDAARTEVEAMVAAVGKAGYAAAPKEASNPVAPPAPRRDHGGS; the protein is encoded by the coding sequence ATGAACGCAAACTCTTCGGCCCTGGTCCTGTCGGTCTCGGGGATGTCCTGCGGATCCTGTGTTCGCCACGTACGCGAGGCGCTTCTCGGCGTGGACGGGGTCCGTGATGCCGACGTCAATCTCGAGCAGGGGCGAGCGACGATCGAGTATGATGCCGCGCGCACCGAGGTCGAGGCGATGGTCGCGGCGGTCGGAAAGGCCGGTTACGCCGCTGCCCCGAAGGAGGCCTCGAACCCGGTCGCTCCCCCCGCGCCCCGGAGAGACCATGGCGGCTCGTAA
- a CDS encoding metal-sensitive transcriptional regulator, with amino-acid sequence MDPEIKDRNLKRLRRIEGQVRGLQRMVEGDRYCADIMTQISSVHEALRAVGRELMRNHLKHCAASAIRSSGEGAEEMYDELMDMMYRHIR; translated from the coding sequence GTGGACCCAGAGATCAAGGATCGAAACCTGAAGCGGCTCCGTCGGATCGAAGGGCAGGTCCGGGGTCTTCAGCGCATGGTCGAAGGGGACCGGTACTGCGCAGACATCATGACGCAGATCTCCTCCGTCCACGAGGCGCTCCGTGCCGTGGGTCGGGAGCTGATGAGGAATCACCTCAAGCACTGCGCAGCTTCCGCCATTCGCTCGAGCGGGGAGGGAGCCGAGGAGATGTACGACGAGCTGATGGACATGATGTACAGGCACATCCGATAG
- a CDS encoding pyrroloquinoline quinone-dependent dehydrogenase, which translates to MSRNRSPLCIPSPLLYLAFTFVAVHLSLPSPVRAQAGAAHGEWHSYGGDSGHTKYSPLDQIRAENVSDLQVAWSWTSPDEELRARNAVMRESGTFSTYAYEVTPLMIGGVLYTTTSLGQVAAIDPATGETIWSYDPVLYLEGRPAVHGFLTRGLAYWTDGDEERLLYAAGRVYLLSINAKTGEPDLDFGRGGRVDLKSGLGRTIDASQYAVSSPPIVVGDVVIVGSAMTEGTGYREAPPGHVRGFDVRTGEQKWIFHTIPQEGEFGNDTWENESWRYTGGVNVWTLMSADEELGIVYLPVGTPVTDYYGGHRLGDNLFANSLVALDAETGERVWHFQFVHHSVWDYDPPAAPNLIDITVDGEEIAAVAQITKQGFTFVFDRATGEPVWPIEERPVPQSILPGERTSPTQPFPTRPPVFLTNGATEDDVIDFTPELRAEGLAIFREHHAGPLYTPPAAGTNIVRPGWSGGANWWGAAFDPENGRLYVPSWAHFSLVEMAPGLPGSSDLTIRPRVRNLSGPRGLPLFKPPYAQLAALDMNEGEKLWSVPVGDGPRDHEALRGLGLPQLGNFEKLGGPLLTRTLLFIGLGMDSQQIGAFHKETGEELWRMELPGRFHAAPMTYLVDGKQFIVLAVGGNGEPDRLLALTLP; encoded by the coding sequence ATGTCTCGGAATCGCTCGCCCCTCTGCATCCCATCCCCTCTGCTGTACCTGGCGTTCACCTTTGTCGCGGTGCATCTGTCCCTCCCCTCCCCGGTCCGCGCGCAAGCGGGCGCGGCCCACGGGGAGTGGCACAGCTACGGTGGGGACTCGGGGCACACCAAGTACTCCCCGCTCGATCAAATCCGCGCTGAAAACGTCTCCGACCTGCAAGTCGCCTGGAGCTGGACGTCCCCCGACGAGGAGCTCAGGGCCCGAAACGCGGTGATGCGCGAGAGCGGGACGTTCAGCACGTACGCCTACGAGGTTACGCCTCTCATGATCGGCGGCGTGTTGTACACGACCACGTCCTTGGGGCAGGTCGCGGCGATCGATCCGGCCACAGGCGAGACGATTTGGAGCTACGACCCCGTCCTCTACCTCGAGGGACGTCCGGCGGTGCACGGGTTTCTGACTCGCGGCCTCGCCTATTGGACCGACGGGGACGAAGAACGACTTCTCTATGCGGCCGGGCGGGTCTACCTCCTATCCATCAACGCGAAGACGGGCGAGCCCGACCTCGACTTCGGGCGAGGAGGCCGAGTCGATCTGAAGAGCGGCCTCGGGCGCACGATCGATGCGAGCCAGTATGCGGTCAGCTCGCCTCCGATCGTGGTCGGGGACGTCGTGATCGTCGGATCTGCCATGACGGAGGGGACCGGGTACCGGGAGGCTCCGCCCGGTCATGTGCGTGGATTCGACGTGAGAACCGGTGAGCAGAAGTGGATCTTCCACACGATCCCCCAGGAAGGGGAGTTCGGGAACGACACCTGGGAGAATGAATCCTGGAGGTATACGGGAGGAGTGAACGTCTGGACGCTGATGAGCGCCGACGAGGAGCTGGGAATCGTGTATCTCCCGGTGGGGACTCCCGTGACCGACTACTATGGCGGGCATCGGCTTGGTGACAATCTCTTCGCCAACTCCCTCGTCGCCTTGGATGCGGAAACGGGGGAGCGCGTCTGGCACTTCCAGTTCGTGCACCATTCCGTCTGGGACTACGATCCGCCCGCGGCGCCCAACCTGATCGACATCACGGTCGACGGGGAGGAGATCGCCGCCGTCGCTCAGATCACGAAGCAGGGGTTCACCTTTGTTTTCGACCGCGCCACGGGTGAGCCGGTCTGGCCGATCGAGGAGCGGCCCGTTCCGCAGTCCATCTTACCGGGTGAACGGACCTCTCCCACGCAGCCCTTTCCGACGCGCCCTCCGGTGTTCCTGACGAATGGGGCCACCGAGGACGACGTCATCGATTTCACGCCCGAGCTGCGGGCCGAAGGTCTGGCGATTTTTCGCGAGCATCACGCCGGTCCGCTCTACACGCCGCCGGCCGCTGGGACCAACATCGTGCGTCCCGGCTGGAGCGGCGGAGCGAATTGGTGGGGAGCCGCCTTCGACCCGGAGAACGGGCGTTTGTATGTGCCGAGTTGGGCCCACTTCTCTCTGGTCGAGATGGCGCCGGGATTGCCCGGAAGCTCGGACCTCACCATCCGGCCGCGCGTGCGCAATCTGAGTGGGCCGCGGGGCCTTCCCCTCTTCAAGCCCCCGTACGCACAGCTGGCGGCGCTGGACATGAACGAGGGGGAGAAGCTCTGGAGCGTGCCGGTCGGCGACGGTCCACGGGATCACGAGGCGCTTCGAGGGCTGGGCCTTCCCCAGCTGGGCAATTTCGAAAAGCTGGGCGGTCCCCTTTTGACGCGAACCCTGCTCTTCATCGGTCTGGGCATGGATTCGCAGCAGATCGGGGCCTTCCACAAGGAAACTGGGGAAGAACTCTGGCGCATGGAGCTGCCGGGCCGATTCCACGCGGCGCCGATGACCTACCTGGTGGACGGGAAGCAATTCATCGTGCTGGCCGTCGGAGGGAATGGAGAGCCCGACCGGCTCCTGGCCCTTACGCTTCCGTAG